A genomic region of Rhipicephalus sanguineus isolate Rsan-2018 chromosome 1, BIME_Rsan_1.4, whole genome shotgun sequence contains the following coding sequences:
- the LOC119375581 gene encoding uncharacterized protein LOC119375581, translated as MATRQRHGSTTGQGRRRQQRQQPRQHQRAEHHAQPANGQEDEATQRGIHDEVPVGLVTGPFVAPIVAQPLFYIPPSNAPVYHPVVLQYEPYVPFVEDRGVVAGPEYVRLLEASMLWNLYGEQGRGEGPQRGTGEPHEGAHDNAPQHMVGAEEGHGDVQQNPVSAEDPWEGLENEHYGPVVTSYGTVSIMLRHCVRVDISVHGAVRVVNFPKHCTAAINSGGECSCICHPCGRVLQQGGIVHMATGTRLAQISIRGVTFTAFNHGLVYLVDASGTKSTTERFQILSYDIPLNVFAYEVPQGAECFDECFRIVREAKQKTSRNGEEIWIVNGVRIKQTPWGDVQVSRDSGRRVIWTSPTAGTISVNTPIVKSAMSCDPRKFFFVKVGQKRLNASADAFTVRNGSQRAGFDSRGRLILP; from the coding sequence ATGGCCACCCGCCAGCGCCACGGTTCCACCACTGGCCAGGGCCGACGTCGTCAACAGCGCCAGCAGCCGAGACAGCATCAGCGCGCTGAACACCATGCCCAACCAGCTAACGGCCAAGAGGACGAGGCCACCCAGCGCGGCATCCATGACGAAGTTCCCGTGGGCCTCGTGACGGGACCATTCGTGGCGCCTATCGTGGCACAACCTCTCTTCTACATTCCACCTTCGAATGCACCGGTGTACCATCCAGTGGTGCTTCAGTACGAACCGTACGTGCCTTTTGTCGAAGACCGTGGTGTGGTCGCGGGGCCAGAGTACGTTCGACTCCTGGAGGCCTCGATGCTGTGGAACCTCTACGGGGAGCAAGGTAGAGGCGAAGGACCACAGCGTGGTACTGGCGAGCCGCACGAAGGGGCCCACGATAATGCACCGCAGCATATGGTCGGCGCTGAGGAAGGCCACGGTGACGTGCAGCAGAACCCGGTGTCCGCGGAAGATCCTTGGGAAGGCCTTGAAAACGAGCACTACGGCCCCGTCGTCACAAGCTATGGGACAGTGTCCATAATGCTGAGGCATTGTGTTCGAGTCGACATCTCCGTGCACGGCGCCGTGCGGGTAGTGAACTTCCCAAAACACTGCACCGCAGCCATTAACAGCGGCGGAGAGTGCAGTTGCATCTGCCACCCTTGTGGCCGCGTGCTGCAGCAAGGTGGAATCGTTCACATGGCCACTGGAACACGGCTGGCCCAGATCTCGATCCGTGGGGTGACTTTTACGGCGTTCAACCACGGACTCGTCTACCTGGTTGACGCATCTGGAACGAAGTCAACCACGGAGCGGTTCCAGATCCTGTCCTACGACATTCCCCTGAACGTGTTCGCCTATGAGGTGCCACAGGGAGCTGAATGCTTTGACGAATGCTTCCGCATCGTTCGGGAAGCCAAGCAGAAAACCTCCAGGAACGGTGAAGAAATCTGGATCGTGAACGGCGTGAGGATCAAGCAGACCCCGTGGGGTGACGTTCAAGTGTCCCGTGACTCGGGAAGGCGCGTCATCTGGACGTCGCCTACGGCAGGCACGATATCGGTGAACACGCCCATCGTGAAGAGCGCCATGAGCTGTGATCCTCGAAAGTTCTTTTTCGTGAAGGTGGGTCAGAAGAGGCTCAACGCCAGCGCAGACGCCTTCACTGTGCGAAACGGCAGCCAGAGAGCGGGATTCGACAGCCGTGGTCGCCTCATTCTTCCCTGA